Part of the Bacteroidia bacterium genome is shown below.
TCTGCCAATATTTAGACATACCGCTTCAGCATATTTCTGACAAAATATTGACCTCCATGAGGCGGGGAATCAGTCAAGCCAGAACCCAAAAACTAATACAAACCATTCGGGAACAAGTTCCGGATATTCATCTAAGAACAACGCTTATTGTGGGTTATCCGGGAGAAACCTCCCAAGATTTTGATGAGCTAAAACAATTTGTTCAACAATTTCGGTTCGATAGATTAGGTGTTTTTAAATACTCTCATGAAGAGAACACACACGCTTTCAATCTGTTAGATGATGTTCCAGAAAAAGTTAAAGAAAATCGTTTGCAAGAGTTGATGGCACTTCAGCAGCAAATCTCTTTTGAGTTAAATACCCAAAAAATCGGCAAAACCTACAAGGTTATTATTGACAGACATGAAACTCCTTATTGGATAGGTCGCACGGAATATGATACTCCAGAGGTTGATAATGAGGTGATTATCACAAGTAGTAAGCCGCTTAAAATCGGAGAATTTTATGATGTTTTGATTCATGATTGCCAAGAGTTCGATTTAATGGGAAGCATAAACGAATAATCGGCTATTTTTTTAAATAGCCACGAACTATTTGGTTACCGACCAAAAAATGAATGATAATTCTGCGCAGAAAATTGGGGCTGTGCAGAATTAGCGGAAATAAACAAGCAGCCCAGTTAAAAGACCATAAAAAACGGATTAGTCTGGCACTAAGGGAGTTAAAACCCCAAAGATCAAAGCGGAAAAGTTTGATAAATTGTGGATGCTTTTGGCGGATGTATTTTAGGTTGAACTGCCCAAACTCTTCATATTGCTGTAGCGCAGTAGATATATTTTTTTCGGTCAGAGCAAAGACGGCTGCCTCCGGATTGTAGTAGGTTTTCCATGCAAACCGTTGGTGCATTCGGTAAGCAAATTCAGTATCTCCGCCCCCGTAGCGGGTCATATTGGCATCTTGGCCGCCTAAATCTACCCATGATTGGGCAGGAAAGGCCGCATTTCCCATCGCTAAGTAATAATAAGGCAGCTCCTCACCAGCTTGGTACTTTGCTTTACCTCGATAATTCAAATAATCAGCCCAAAAATTTACCTTAGCTTCGGGATAAATAACTCCCCCCAAAGAAATACAAGGAAAATTTCGGGTTAAGTAAAGAAGATGTTGTGCTAACAATTTTTCCCCTGCTAACATATCAGAATCTATCGTTAAGATAAATTTAGCGGTGATGTGAGGTATAGAAAGGTTTCGGGTTGCATTTCGGCCATGCCTTTTTCCGTCCGGATGTTTCAGCACAAGCAATTGATAAGGATATACTTTTTCCTGCAAAGATTGGTAGGTATTGTCGTCTTCGTCAGCATCTACGCAAACAATTACCCGAAAGCTAATTTCTTTTTGGAAATGAGGTACTAAACTTTGTAAACAAGCCACGATACCGTCATAATTTTGATAAACAGGAATAACTATATCAAAATCAGTGTTTTGTGAATTGGTATTCATGCCGAGTTTACTTTATCGGTATTATGTCAGTTTTTCTAATAAAAAGCGGGTTATTTGTTTCCAATGCTCAAAAGTAGTCGTTGGGTAGTCAGGATAGTTTTGCAGTTCATAATCTCCGTTTGCGCTGGCAGAACATTTGATTGTGATACTTTGGCAGCCCAAATTTAGTGCTAAATGAGCATCCGTTTTTCGGTCTCCGATAACGAAGCTGCGGGTCATATCCACCGGATTTTGTTTGAGCCAAGGTGAAATCATGCCGATTTCGGGCTTTCGGTTAGGATGGTTTTCATGGGCATGGTGCGTGTCTATAAGAACTTCCTCAAAAGTAATACCTTCATGAAATAAAATATCGAGCATTAGATTATGGACTGCCAAAAACTTTTCCCAAGAAAAAGATTCTGTTCCAACTTCCTCTTGATTACTTACCATCACCAACTGGTATCCGGCTTCTTTTAAGGTGCTGAGGGAAGATATTACAGACGGTAAAAACCGCAACTTTTCAAAAGTGTCTATTTTGTAGTCGTTTGGTTCTAAGAGGATTGTGCCGTCTCTATCTAAAAATAACGTTGGTTTTATCATTTGTTCAATTTGGCCACTGCGGCATCATATACACGTTTCATACCGGCTTCTATGGATATTTTGGGTTTCCATGAAAACTGCTGGGCTACATAATCCATATTTGCATAACGGGAATGAACCCCAACGGGTTTATCTAACAGCGGTTTAATGGTGGGTTTATAGCCGGCAAATTGGCAGAAAAGTTCGATTATTTCCAAAAATGAAGTGAGTTTTCCTGAACCAATATTGATAGCTGACCCGTCATGAACATTTTCCATAGCTAAGAGGATACAGTCTATGCAGTCGTCAATATGCACAAAGTCTCTGCCTTGTTTTCCGGATCCCCATACTTCAAAGGGGTCTTCTTTTTTGGCTGCGCGGGCAGCAATTGCGGGCACAGGATACGTTAAATCTTGGTCTTCACCGTATCCAGAAAAAGGACGTACACAGGCCACAGATATTCCATAATATTTTGCAGCAATTTGTGCTAAATATTCTCCGGTAAGCTTAGACCAACCGTAGGTCATATCCGGCTGACCCAAAATGTCATCAAATTTAATTTCAGATTCTTTAAGCGCAATAGCTGTATCAACTGTTTGTTTATTAATGGGATATGCAGCACTGGAGCTTGGGAAAAGTACTCTATTTGGTTTGTGATTTACCACCCAGTAAAAAAATTCGGCATCAATGGCCAAGTCTAAGGCAACCATCATAGGGTCGCCGTCTATTTTGGCACGCCCGCCAACAATAGCTGCAAAATGGTACACATCAGAAAAACGACTTAACGGAATATTGTATTCATCAGCGAACCAACTTGGGCGGGATGTTAATTGCCGTAAAAAAATCCGAAAATCACCTTTCCAAAAAATCATCCGGCCATTTTCGCCCCAAAATTCAATGTCTTTTGTTACTTGAAAGGGATGGTTTTCGGGCAACCATTCTCGTGGTGAAATCCCCACAGATAAATCATCCACAACAATAATTGTGTCTTGAGTGGTTGTTAATAAGCGTTTTACCAGATTTCTGCCTACAAAACCGCACCCGCCGGAAACTAAAACAAAGTTTTGCATACTCGTTAAATCACTAAAAATTTAGAAATGATGCTGCGAAGTTATGCAAGTTCTGCCTTATAGTGCGTTTTTTTAGAGATAAAGCCAACTTGGGTGTTGTTACCAAATCCTAAAATCTTCCCTGTTTTTGGGCAGATAATAGGCAAATTTTGTACTATGAAACTATCACAAATATCGGCTATTTGGTTTGCTGCACCATTAACAATCGGAGTTTTGCTTGGTTTTCAGGTATATGCAGTATTTCTGGCTATTGTGTTATTGGTTTGTTTGGGTTATTTTCGTTCTCGTTCAAGCTATTACAAAGGAGCTTATAATACCATTATCGGCTGTGTTATAGCCATTTTGGCCGGCATGGGGTTGTCTGGGTTACAGCTTTTTCAACCCAATAATTCGGTTGAAAAACTGGTTGGTAAAAAACTATGGCTACAGGGCAAGATGGCTTCAGAAATTAAGGAAACTAAGTTTGGCTGGTCATTGACACTTGAAACGGACTCTGTTGAGAGCAATGGTGCTAAGGCAAAAGTTACCGGTAGTGTTTTGGTGTTTATCAGTAATCAAAAATTAATCTGCCGCCCAGCTTCTGGAGATAAAATCCGTTTGTTAGGTAATCT
Proteins encoded:
- a CDS encoding NAD-dependent epimerase/dehydratase family protein; the encoded protein is MQNFVLVSGGCGFVGRNLVKRLLTTTQDTIIVVDDLSVGISPREWLPENHPFQVTKDIEFWGENGRMIFWKGDFRIFLRQLTSRPSWFADEYNIPLSRFSDVYHFAAIVGGRAKIDGDPMMVALDLAIDAEFFYWVVNHKPNRVLFPSSSAAYPINKQTVDTAIALKESEIKFDDILGQPDMTYGWSKLTGEYLAQIAAKYYGISVACVRPFSGYGEDQDLTYPVPAIAARAAKKEDPFEVWGSGKQGRDFVHIDDCIDCILLAMENVHDGSAINIGSGKLTSFLEIIELFCQFAGYKPTIKPLLDKPVGVHSRYANMDYVAQQFSWKPKISIEAGMKRVYDAAVAKLNK
- a CDS encoding glycosyltransferase; protein product: MNTNSQNTDFDIVIPVYQNYDGIVACLQSLVPHFQKEISFRVIVCVDADEDDNTYQSLQEKVYPYQLLVLKHPDGKRHGRNATRNLSIPHITAKFILTIDSDMLAGEKLLAQHLLYLTRNFPCISLGGVIYPEAKVNFWADYLNYRGKAKYQAGEELPYYYLAMGNAAFPAQSWVDLGGQDANMTRYGGGDTEFAYRMHQRFAWKTYYNPEAAVFALTEKNISTALQQYEEFGQFNLKYIRQKHPQFIKLFRFDLWGFNSLSARLIRFLWSFNWAACLFPLILHSPNFLRRIIIHFLVGNQIVRGYLKK
- the hisB gene encoding histidinol-phosphatase, encoding MIKPTLFLDRDGTILLEPNDYKIDTFEKLRFLPSVISSLSTLKEAGYQLVMVSNQEEVGTESFSWEKFLAVHNLMLDILFHEGITFEEVLIDTHHAHENHPNRKPEIGMISPWLKQNPVDMTRSFVIGDRKTDAHLALNLGCQSITIKCSASANGDYELQNYPDYPTTTFEHWKQITRFLLEKLT